Proteins from a single region of Schistocerca gregaria isolate iqSchGreg1 chromosome 3, iqSchGreg1.2, whole genome shotgun sequence:
- the LOC126354567 gene encoding uncharacterized protein LOC126354567 produces the protein MQINQASVALHQEPSAGVETSNSGICFSKMTTIGMSPFSRLEVVRQGVPRPERREIIILRKGPKPQSPPLVSMVPVAPAVPVKEEPSDGATPVAPPTSGGRRKRTMASSNRRDGQQPPPLAVARRNARERNRVKQVNNGFANLRQHIPAAITAAYAAASGADLRAGGINGGGGAARKLSKVETLRMAVDYIRRLQQLLAEADGVEMPTMGAASGAGNHSGADSPPVLIEDDDDESIAGLDASSPEPQHSVEAGFPNTPEGASSSSLLNFVGGTSPQRQNEHYFASLTSPSKHPFPPQTTSPTRQQHVSESCIVPSVLSVEELATSSHFKQQGLSSRLPTVERTLLLSPDETAGLSQEKAEAPHSGLAYDVATLVSASGGATSGLLRPQLPLALSRSHLQQLSAYEAAGAPPMCDDALDGGAPASATSTFLRAHQLAASLVAQGYHYTLQVPPAPHPVVLKKEPSDSSDVMDVIGSWWDHEQKMRQQTAT, from the coding sequence ATGCAAATTAACCAGGCGTCCGTGGCGTTGCACCAGGAACCGTCAGCTGGCGTCGAAACGTCTAACAGTGGCATCTGTTTCTCGAAGATGACGACTATCGGCATGAGTCCGTTCTCGCGACTGGAGGTGGTACGCCAGGGCGTCCCCAGGCCAGAACGCCGAGAGATCATCATTTTGCGGAAGGGTCCGAAACCGCAGTCCCCTCCGCTCGTGTCGATGGTGCCAGTGGCCCCAGCAGTACCAGTGAAAGAGGAGCCCAGCGACGGCGCTACTCCAGTCGCGCCCCCGACTTCTGGAGGACGCCGGAAGAGGACGATGGCCTCGAGCAACCGCAGAGACGGACAACAGCCTCCTCCGCTGGCCGTAGCGCGGCGGAACGCGAGGGAGCGCAATCGCGTTAAGCAGGTCAACAACGGCTTCGCCAACCTGCGCCAGCACATCCCGGCCGCCATTACTGCGGCGTACGCTGCCGCCTCCGGCGCCGACCTGCGCGCCGGTGGGATCAACGGAGGCGGTGGCGCCGCCAGGAAGCTGAGCAAAGTGGAGACGCTGCGGATGGCCGTCGACTATATACGCCGACTGCAGCAGCTTCTGGCCGAGGCCGACGGCGTCGAAATGCCGACGATGGGAGCGGCGTCGGGCGCCGGGAACCACAGCGGCGCCGACTCGCCTCCGGTGCTcatcgaagacgacgacgacgagtcGATCGCGGGATTGGACGCCAGCTCCCCGGAGCCTCAGCACAGCGTAGAAGCCGGTTTCCCCAACACGCCGGAAGGCGCCAGCAGCTCGTCTCTGCTCAACTTCGTGGGCGGAACGTCTCCCCAGCGCCAGAACGAGCACTACTTTGCATCGTTGACGTCACCGTCGAAGCATCCCTTCCCACCCCAAACGACTTCACCGACTAGGCAACAACACGTCTCGGAAAGCTGCATAGTGCCGTCTGTCTTGTCCGTAGAAGAACTCGCCACCAGTTCGCATTTTAAGCAACAGGGCTTGTCTTCGCGACTGCCTACTGTGGAACGGACGCTACTCCTGTCGCCAGACGAGACCGCCGGCCTGTCGCAGGAGAAGGCGGAGGCGCCACACTCGGGACTCGCGTACGACGTCGCGACGCTGGTCTCCGCGAGCGGCGGCGCCACTTCCGGTTTGCTGAGGCCGCAGCTGCCGCTGGCTCTGTCCAGATCGCACCTGCAGCAGCTGTCCGCTTACGAAGCGGCCGGCGCCCCGCCAATGTGCGACGACGCCCTGGACGGCGGTGCGCCGGCGTCGGCCACGTCCACCTTCCTGAGGGCACACCAGCTGGCCGCCAGCCTCGTCGCCCAGGGCTACCACTACACCCTCCAGGTGCCGCCTGCACCGCATCCAGTGGTCCTCAAGAAAGAACCCTCTGACAGCTCCGACGTCATGGACGTCATTGGCTCTTGGTGGGATCACGAGCAGAAGATGAGGCAGCAGACGGCCACATAA